The segment TAAAGAAATGCCCTCTTCCCTTCAGCAATTAGAGCAAGCCGTTCAGGGTTTGTGGTTTATCAGTGAAAGCGAGTCTGCCCTGGAGCCCTTCAGCTTGCCAGCGGGTACATCCCTTGAAACAGAAGCTGATTTTCTGAAGGCCATAGGAGTTACGGGCCAGCCAGTGGAGCAAGTGACTTTACCTTATTTTTTCCGGAACATGGTGCGCCAGGATCAAGAGGACCCGGCACAGCAGGCCATTGCGCAACGGTTTATTGCGCTGCAACAATGGTTGGAAACGAACTTACAGGAGGTACGGGTGTATAGAGTAGGTCAAATACAGATACAGGCTTATGTGGTGGGTAAAACAACAGAGGGTGCTTGGCTGGGATTGAAAACAACGCTTATAGAAACGTGAGTTACTTTTTTTCTACCAGCAACTCCTGCACCAGCTTGTCCATGGACGTAGTCTTCAGGTAAGGGTCTAACTGCTCCTGCGAGGTGAACGTCCGGACCATGCCAATACTTCCGCAGTGCTCCAGCAGCCAGACCTCGGCGTAGAAGGTACCCATAAAATATAAGCTAATGTGGCACCACC is part of the Rufibacter tibetensis genome and harbors:
- a CDS encoding nuclease A inhibitor family protein, which codes for MPSSLQQLEQAVQGLWFISESESALEPFSLPAGTSLETEADFLKAIGVTGQPVEQVTLPYFFRNMVRQDQEDPAQQAIAQRFIALQQWLETNLQEVRVYRVGQIQIQAYVVGKTTEGAWLGLKTTLIET